The region GTGATGGGGGTGGTGGCGGCGCTGGCCGGCGACATGACGGTCTGCCCCAAATGCAAGGGCAGCTTTCCAATTCAACCCGATGGCGCCGGCGCCAGACACCAGGGCCGCGCCTATGCCTATGACGGCGACAAGACGGCGTGCGGCGCCAGGCTGATCACCTCTTTATAGCGGAGCGCAGCATGAACGACAGCATCCTGGCGGCATTGTCCGCCTTCGGTCCGGCCTCGCAGGAGCGGCGTTTGCTGCGCCTGGACTTTCCGCATGGTGATGGTCCCGCCGATACCGTGCTGCTGGTCAATTCCCTGCAAGCGCAGGAAGCGCTGTCGCGCGACTTTCGCTTCGAGGTGGAATTGTTGTCCGACGACGCCCATGTCGCCTTGAGCGCCATGATGGGGCGCATGGTGACCATCGGCATGGTGCGCGACGATGGCAGTTTGCGCTATTTCAACGGCTATGTCGGCGAGTTCCGCCTGCTGCGCGCCGATGGCGGTTTTGCCTGGTACCGCATGCTGCTGCAACCGTGGCTGGCGTTTGCCAGGCTGCGCCAGGACAATGTCTCGTTCCACGGCATGAGCGTGATACAGCTGACCGAAACCACGTTTGCGCACTACCAGCAGCGCGACTGGAAGACCTGTTTGCAGGGCGACGATCCGCAATTGTCCTGCGCCAACCAGCACAATGAAACCGACTACAACCATCTGCACCGGCGCTGGGAGGCATTGGGCTGGCACTACTGGTATGAGCACCGTCCTGACGGCCATACACTGTGGCTGGCCGACGACAGCACCCTGGCCGAGCTGATCGATGGCGAATCAGGCGGCGCCATGCAGTTTCATGCCGGCGCCGGCTCGATGGAAGACGATGGCGTCCAGCAATGGCAAGCCGTGCGCCAGCTCGGTTCCGGCCTGCTGACCCTGGCCAGCTTCGACTATAAAGACCCGCGCCCGAAACGCGCCACCGGCCATTCACTGAACCGCCAGGGCGATGTGTTTGCGCACGAACTGTACCAAAACACCGGCTCTTATGGCTATCGGGATGGCGACCATGGCGAACGGCTGGCCCAGCGCCGCATGGAGGAAAGCGATCATCTGCGCCAGTATTTCGAAGCGGCCGGCAACCAGCGCCAGGCGCAAGCGGGCCGCTGTTTTACCCTGGCCGGCCATTTCAGCGGGCAGGAAAGGCGATACCGGCGCGGCGAGCCGCGCGGCGACGACGTCAAGGCGCGCGAATACCTGATCCTGTCGGTCGAACATGTCGCCAGCAACAATTATCAGGCCGGCAGCGACGCGCCCTCGCACTACGAAAACCGTTTTGTTTGCGTGCGCAAGGACCAGCGCTGGCGGCCCGGCCGCGGCTACAACAGCCAACCGTGCCTGGTGGCCGGCGTGCAGACGGCGCTGGTGGTCGGCCCGGCCGGCGAGGAAATCCATACCGATGCGCTGGGCCGCATCCGCCTGCAGTTCCACTGGGACCGCCTGGGCGAATTCGACGAGCGCAGTTCGCCATGGATACGGGTCATGATGCCGATGGCCGGCGCACAGATGGGGCAGATCGCGCTGCCGCGCGTGGGCCAGGAAGTGGTGGTGCAATTCCAGGACGGCAATATCGACCATCCCATCGTGACCGGCGTGGTGTACAACGGCGCCAACCCACCGCCCTGGCAATTGCCGCAGCAACGCGCCCTGTCCGGCCTGCGCAGCCGCGAACTGGGCGGCGCCAGCGCCAATCACCTGGTGCTCGACGATACGCAGCAGGCCATCCAGGCCCAGCTGCGCAGCAGCCACCAGGACAGCCGCCTGTCGCTCGGCAATATCGCCCGCATCGACGACCATGCCGGCCGCAAGGAAGCGCGCGGCAGTGGCTTCGAGCTGGCCACCAATGCCTGGGGCGCGCTGCGCGCCGGCAAAGGCATGTTGATCACCACCGAAACGCCAGGCGGAGCAGGCGCCGTAAAACAGCTCGACGACACCCTGGCCCGCCTGGCGCAGGCCAGGGAACTGCAGCATGGCCTGGCCGGCATGGCGGTCGACGCCGGCGCCCAGGACAGCGCCAGCGAGCAAGGCGCCGTGGCCGACGCCATCCAGCAGCAAAACGCCGCCATCAGGGGCAGCGGCGAACAGTTCCCGGAACTGTCCGAACCGCACCTGGTCCTGGCCAGCCCGGCCGGCATCGAATTATCCAGCGCGGCATCGAGCCACCTGGCTGCCAGCGAGCATGTGGCGCTGACCAGCGGCAAGGACATCGCCCTGGCCAGCGGCCACAGCCTGTTCGCCAGCGTGGCCCACAGCCTGCGCATCTTCGTCCACAAGGCCGGCATGAAACTGATCGCCGCCTCCGGCAAGATCGCCATCGAAGCCCACAACGACGACGTCGACATCATCGCCCGCAAAGTGCTGTCGCTGATCAGCGAAGCGGACTGGGTCAATATCAAAGGCAAGAAAGGCATCCGCCTCCACGGCGCCAGCCACATGCTGGAAATCAGCGACAAAGTGCAGTTTTTCACATCGTCGCCGGTGCTGTTCAACGGCAATCTGGAAACCTTGGCGCCGAAGAGCGTGTCGCAGGAGTTCAATGAGCGCCCCCATACCAGTTTTGATCAAGCCATCCGTTTGCTGGAGGTGGACGGCAAGCCGGCAGCCGATATCGCTTTCGAGCTGATACGTGAAGACGGCAACAAAATCAGCGACATCAGTACCGCCGATGGACAAACACCCATACAAAAAGGAGAAGGCATGGACAGCTACACCATACGTTATAAGGGAGAACTGCCATGAGCGACGATAACGACCTCAATGAAGATGGCAATCATCAAGGTGAGTTTCATCAAACTGTCGGTGGTTGGGCTGAATATACGGTTAATCTGACCGAGATAAAAGACACGGTGCGTCATGACGTGACAGTTCCACCAAAAAAAATAATTCCCATAATTTTTTTGCCGGGGGTTATGGGAAGCAATTTAAGAATGACAAAAAAACGTCAAGAAGAACTGAAGCGGCCAGATAATCGATCATGGCGGCCAGATGACATGATAGACAAATCCGGCAAAGCGGCCGTCGCGACAGGTAGCGGTTTAGGCGGATGGTTCAAAAATGCGTCGCCACGCGATAGGCAACTGGTTTTCGATCCGAATGAAACTGAGGTTGAATACTATCAATATTCTTCTGAAAATGGAAAATTTTTCCCCGGTGGAAATGTTACCAAGGGTTCTGATGCACGCCATAGCAATATACCAGACGACTTTCTTGGAGTATCTCCTTTAATTTCTGTGAGTGGCAAAAAAAATTCTTATGTGGATTCCATTCAAAAACCTGGAGTTATTGGGCGATTTGTGCCTTCTGAAATACGTGAAACGCCTGCACATATAGCACGCTGGCGCGGATGGAGCGAAGTACTTTTTGCCGGAGCATACGGTGAAATGCTTCAAAAGATGGAATTTTTCATGAACAATATAATTGAAAAAAGTAACCTTAGAAAAGGCAGCATAAAACTTCATTGGCAAACTGACCCTAAAGATCCAGAGACTGGAAAACCTATTTATCAACTTTATCCAAAATATCCTGAAATCACAAAATTAGTCTTACAAAAACCAGAATCATTTGGCGCATCTGTAGGTGAACCCGTTAGACAGGAGGACCTGAGAAAAATATCACGCTGTTGGTATCCCGTACATGCAATGGGATATAATTTCATAAAAAGCAACATTATTTCCGCAAAAATCATAGCCGAACGCATTCGTGGCCTAGTTAAAGGATATCAAATGTGCGGTTTCAAATGCGATGAAGTCATACTTGTTACTCACAGCATGGGCGGACTGGTCGCGCGAGCATTGATTCATCCAAGCTATGGAAATTTACTAAAGGATAAAGATTTAAAAATTCTCGGCATTTATCATAACGTAATGCCAACAATAGGGGCAGCAAGTGCATATAAACGCATGCGTTTTGGTTTTAAAGAAAAAATGGGGCCGATCAACACAATGCAAGCAGAAGTTCTTGGTATCGATGGCCAACATGCCACTGCCGTGCTAGCAAATGCACCTGCCCCTCTTGAAATGATGCCAGGAATAGCTTATGGAAAAAACTGGCTTAAAGTTGTTGATACAAAAGAGCAGATACTGTGGAGTTGGCCACAAGAAAAACAAAATGCACTGGATAGTATTTATCTAAAACCAGACAACAACTGGTGGCGTCTCATCAATCCATTATGGATAAATCCTGCAAACATTCCAGAAGCAAAAGGTGGTGGATTAAAAAAAGTAATGGATAGGCTGAGATCCGCATTCGAGTTTTCCACATCAATAGAAAAAACTTTTCATCCAGTCACGTATGCCAGCTATTGTGAATCAAAAGAATTTCCAAGTTATGGCGAAATAGTCTTCAAGGTTACTGAAGGATTGGATGGAGGCCTGATGTCTTTTTCGAAAAAATTTATCCCACCTCCGGCAGAAACGTGGAAGCTTCTTACTGATGATGCGAAAGGAACTCTTACTGTTCAAGCCGGCTCAAAAATATTAACACTAAAATTACAACCAGCATTGGAGCCAGGTGATGAGACTGTTCCTGCGCTTCATTCAGCCAAACATATTAATGGGATACTTTTCCGTCATGGCGAAAAAAAAGATGATGGATACGAGCATCAAAACAGCTACAAAGATCCAAAAGTAATCGCATCAATGCTCTACTCGATCATTCAAATGGCAAAGAAAGCACGCTGGGATGAACAATGAATAAATATACCACTAGATTTTTTCTATTTTTTCTATTTTTTTCAACTTTAGCCACAATTAATTATTTTGGCTTAAAGCGTCAAGAGGGTAAAACCATGACTGCAATTAACAATGAAAGCATTCGAGTTTCCAAACTATTTTTAAAAACAAAATTATTATGCTTTGGGCGTTATGCCATTGAAGTACCAAAAGAAACAGATCTAATCATAGGCAGCTCAATAATTGATGTGGAAAAGTACAATTTTGAAAATTTACAATCAAAAGTAAAATACGATATTGAAAAAATATTATTTGAAGACGATACAGCAGAAATCACCCACAATAAAGAGGGACCAATCGAAAATAGCTGGCAAATTCGCTATTACGATAGCAAATTTTCAAAAGTAGACAAATTTCTTTTTTTCAGAACATTTATAAACAAAGGAGATTACACATTTATTATAAGTGATGCAGTTAGCAAGGGAAAAACTGAAAGCGAAATTTCCGACCATCATATTTTTAGTGCAAAAAATATTCGCTCCCGTGGTTTGGAAGAAATACCTTCAGATCCAGGTCTTTGTCTTGAACACGGATTTTTCGCTGAACGCTTATATAAAGAGCAGGAGATCGACAATGCAGGGCTTTACTTACCCAGCTTTCCAGATGTAACGTTTTCCATCAGTTCAAACAAGGATGCATACGGCGACTATCCTCCAGCGCAGTTTGAAACAGAAATGCGCAAAGAATTGTCCTTGCTTAATCGCATACAGGGTGCGAAAGATATACAAGGCAGCAGTTATCCCAAACGCACCTTGCTACGAGAAGGCAAGCGCGCGGTTCAGCATTGGAAGGGCGAAGAGTCCCTGATACGTCGAACCGATGGCGTGCACGATTTTGAATGGGCACTGGTTGGCAAGCCGAGAGACATCGCGAATCCGTCGGTGCTGGAAGTCAAGATGTACACCAAGGTTGCCCACAATATGGTGGGGGCGGCCGAAACCGCCTCGCTGACTGATGAAGAAGCCATCGCGCTATGGGACAAGCTCTTGTCCGGCCTGAAATTCCGAGTCAAGGTACCGGGTGCGCCGCCTGGTTCCTACTATATCGATCCGGACAAATCCGCGCAGTAAGGAGAGCATCAGCCCGGCATTGGCGCAGGCTGGCGGGACGCCATGTTTTACTGCTAGCATGGGCTTTTTGCCGGACATTCACCATGATCGAATTGCGCCCTGCCCTGCCGCTTGATATCGACGCCCTGTGGGCATTGCGCACGTTGGCCGTGCGCATCAGTTGCGCCACGCATTATTCCTCCGAACAGATCGCCGTCTGGAGCGCCTCGCCGGTGCCGGCTGGCTATGCCGGCCTGTTGGCTGCCGGTGGCGGGATTGTTGCCGTGCATGATGGGGGGATTGCCGGTTATGCCATGCTGGACCTCGACAAGCATGAGGTGGATGCCGTGTTTGTCGATCCTGCCCAGGGCGGGCTGGGCATCGGCAAGCGGCTGCTGGCGGCACTGGAGAGTCTGGCACGCGAGCATGGCATGGCCCGGCTGCATTTTTCGGCGTCGATGAATGCGGTGCCGTTTTACCAGGCGGCGGGGTTTATGGCGCTGCGCGAGGAGGCGTATGCGCACCCCAGCGGCCTGATGCTGGCCAGCGTGGCGATGGAAAAGGTTTTACCTATCAACTGACAGCCATCAGTCGGGCTGCCATTCGACCGCAACGGGCCTGGTGCCGCCGGTCGTGAAAAACGCCGCCATTGCCCGGTGGCATAGCGCAACATCGACACACCACGCGGCGGGATACACATCGACCTGGCCATTGGCCAGCCAGTAGCTGCACTCGCCCTCTTCCTCTTCATCTCCCAAGGAATGAAAACTGGCGTCATCCTGGCCGGACAAATACATCAGCCAGGCGCTGGCGCCATTCTTCAGCATGCACAGGGCTGGGCCTTGCTCCGCGTCCTCGGCCATGGTCAGCCACAATTCGCATTGCGCCAGCGACTGCGCGCGGGCCAGCGCTTGCTGCAAGTGTGCCAGCGTAGCGATGGCAACGGTTTCGCCGTGCAGATTGAGTTCCATTATCATGCCTTGCCTCCGCTCAGGTCCGCCGTCGCCAGCGCGGTGCTCAGGTAGAGCTTGCCGCTCAGCTCTTTCAGCAGGCTGCTCTGGCGCAGGCGGTCCATCACAGGGCCTTTGACTTCGGCCAGGTTCAGGCTGATGCCGCGCTTGGTCAGGGTGTTGTTCAGCTCGATCAAGCCCAGCAAGGCCGTGCTGTCGATCTGGTTGACGGCCGACAGCACCAGCACCAGGTGGCGCGCCGTCGGGTGGCCGCGCAGCTCTTCTTCGATACGTTCGGTAACGGCTTCGACGTTGCCGAAGAACAGGCCGGCGTCGATGCGCAGCAACAGCAGGTCGGGTACGGTGTGCGCTTCGTAGCGTTCGACATTACGGAAGTGCTCACTGTTCGGGATACGCCCCAGCACCGCGATATGGGGCCGGCTGGCGCGCCAGATCAGGGTGCCCATCGACAGCAATACGCCGATCACCACGCCCGCCTCCACGCCCAGCACCAGCACGCCGGCGGTGGTGGCGAGCAGGGCCAGCGCATCGCTGCGGTCGTAGCGCCAGGCCATGCGCAGGGTGTCCCAGTCGATCAGGTTGGCCACCGCAAAGATGATGGTGGCGGCCAGCACCGGCAGCGGCAGCAGCGCCAGCCAGCCTGTAGGCGCCACCAGCGCCAGCGCCAGCAAACCCGCCGTGATGATGCTGGCCAGCGGCGTGTTGGCGCCGGCCTGGAAATTGACGGCCGAGCGCGAGATGGAGCCGGTGACGGGAAAGCCGCCGGACAAGGCGCTGGCGACATTGGCCGCGCCCAGGCCCAGCAGTTCGCGGTTGGTATGCAGTTTTTCGCCGCGCTTTTGCGCCAGTGTCTGGGCGGCCGACATGCTCATCAGGAAAATGATAAAGGCGATCAACAGCGCCGGCGATAGCAAAGTGCGCCAGTGGGCGCTTGACGTGGCCAGGTTCAGGCCCGGCAAGCCGCTCGGTACATGGCCGGTCACCTGCACGCCCATACTACCCAGGCCGCCATAGGTCACCAGCAAGATACCCGTGATCACCAGCAGCATCGGCGCCAGGCGCGCGCCCACATCGGCGGCCGTCCTGCCCAAGCCGCAATGTTGCAGCAAGCGTGACAGATAGCGCCTGGCCAGCCACAGGCAGACCAGGCTGGCCAAGCCCAGCGCCAGGCTGGGGCCGTGCCAGTGCGGCCAGGTGGCGCCCATCAGCGGCGTGACCTGGCCCCACATGATGAGAATGGAGGCGCCATTGCTGAAGCCGCTGATCACCGGGCGCGACAAAAAGTTGGCCATGAAGCCCAGGCGCAGCACGCCGCACAGCAGCAGCACGATGCCGCTGATAAACGCCAGTT is a window of Janthinobacterium sp. J1-1 DNA encoding:
- a CDS encoding PAAR domain-containing protein, whose product is MKHQGRGVIRLGDKTDHGGKVSSASSGTSVMGVVAALAGDMTVCPKCKGSFPIQPDGAGARHQGRAYAYDGDKTACGARLITSL
- a CDS encoding type VI secretion system Vgr family protein, yielding MNDSILAALSAFGPASQERRLLRLDFPHGDGPADTVLLVNSLQAQEALSRDFRFEVELLSDDAHVALSAMMGRMVTIGMVRDDGSLRYFNGYVGEFRLLRADGGFAWYRMLLQPWLAFARLRQDNVSFHGMSVIQLTETTFAHYQQRDWKTCLQGDDPQLSCANQHNETDYNHLHRRWEALGWHYWYEHRPDGHTLWLADDSTLAELIDGESGGAMQFHAGAGSMEDDGVQQWQAVRQLGSGLLTLASFDYKDPRPKRATGHSLNRQGDVFAHELYQNTGSYGYRDGDHGERLAQRRMEESDHLRQYFEAAGNQRQAQAGRCFTLAGHFSGQERRYRRGEPRGDDVKAREYLILSVEHVASNNYQAGSDAPSHYENRFVCVRKDQRWRPGRGYNSQPCLVAGVQTALVVGPAGEEIHTDALGRIRLQFHWDRLGEFDERSSPWIRVMMPMAGAQMGQIALPRVGQEVVVQFQDGNIDHPIVTGVVYNGANPPPWQLPQQRALSGLRSRELGGASANHLVLDDTQQAIQAQLRSSHQDSRLSLGNIARIDDHAGRKEARGSGFELATNAWGALRAGKGMLITTETPGGAGAVKQLDDTLARLAQARELQHGLAGMAVDAGAQDSASEQGAVADAIQQQNAAIRGSGEQFPELSEPHLVLASPAGIELSSAASSHLAASEHVALTSGKDIALASGHSLFASVAHSLRIFVHKAGMKLIAASGKIAIEAHNDDVDIIARKVLSLISEADWVNIKGKKGIRLHGASHMLEISDKVQFFTSSPVLFNGNLETLAPKSVSQEFNERPHTSFDQAIRLLEVDGKPAADIAFELIREDGNKISDISTADGQTPIQKGEGMDSYTIRYKGELP
- a CDS encoding T6SS immunity protein Tli4 family protein: MNKYTTRFFLFFLFFSTLATINYFGLKRQEGKTMTAINNESIRVSKLFLKTKLLCFGRYAIEVPKETDLIIGSSIIDVEKYNFENLQSKVKYDIEKILFEDDTAEITHNKEGPIENSWQIRYYDSKFSKVDKFLFFRTFINKGDYTFIISDAVSKGKTESEISDHHIFSAKNIRSRGLEEIPSDPGLCLEHGFFAERLYKEQEIDNAGLYLPSFPDVTFSISSNKDAYGDYPPAQFETEMRKELSLLNRIQGAKDIQGSSYPKRTLLREGKRAVQHWKGEESLIRRTDGVHDFEWALVGKPRDIANPSVLEVKMYTKVAHNMVGAAETASLTDEEAIALWDKLLSGLKFRVKVPGAPPGSYYIDPDKSAQ
- a CDS encoding GNAT family N-acetyltransferase gives rise to the protein MIELRPALPLDIDALWALRTLAVRISCATHYSSEQIAVWSASPVPAGYAGLLAAGGGIVAVHDGGIAGYAMLDLDKHEVDAVFVDPAQGGLGIGKRLLAALESLAREHGMARLHFSASMNAVPFYQAAGFMALREEAYAHPSGLMLASVAMEKVLPIN
- a CDS encoding Imm1 family immunity protein: MELNLHGETVAIATLAHLQQALARAQSLAQCELWLTMAEDAEQGPALCMLKNGASAWLMYLSGQDDASFHSLGDEEEEGECSYWLANGQVDVYPAAWCVDVALCHRAMAAFFTTGGTRPVAVEWQPD
- a CDS encoding sulfate permease, whose amino-acid sequence is MLLWLRQYRRPLLAGDITAGIVVAMMMVPQGMAYALVAGLPPVVGIYASILPPVLYALFGSSMTQSVGPMAIVSLMTAAALAPLADPGSTLYIVLAAQLAFISGIVLLLCGVLRLGFMANFLSRPVISGFSNGASILIMWGQVTPLMGATWPHWHGPSLALGLASLVCLWLARRYLSRLLQHCGLGRTAADVGARLAPMLLVITGILLVTYGGLGSMGVQVTGHVPSGLPGLNLATSSAHWRTLLSPALLIAFIIFLMSMSAAQTLAQKRGEKLHTNRELLGLGAANVASALSGGFPVTGSISRSAVNFQAGANTPLASIITAGLLALALVAPTGWLALLPLPVLAATIIFAVANLIDWDTLRMAWRYDRSDALALLATTAGVLVLGVEAGVVIGVLLSMGTLIWRASRPHIAVLGRIPNSEHFRNVERYEAHTVPDLLLLRIDAGLFFGNVEAVTERIEEELRGHPTARHLVLVLSAVNQIDSTALLGLIELNNTLTKRGISLNLAEVKGPVMDRLRQSSLLKELSGKLYLSTALATADLSGGKA